A portion of the Actomonas aquatica genome contains these proteins:
- the secY gene encoding preprotein translocase subunit SecY — MLSAFTNSLKIPELRQRIFYTLSLLFVARVAAVVPLPGLDPAPLKAFFADQTAAGSGALVGLYNMFTGGALVQGAIGALGIMPYISASIIFQLMTAVVPALSRLQQEGDVGRQKLTQYTRYATVLICLVQGTLLILALENPARLFSGYDVAAYGDIVIVSKAWFLITSVVIMTAGTMLLMWLGEQITQRGIGNGVSLLITIGILADIPGAAQATWQLFFAPVGVQTLGLPQGLVMFGLFIAVTMGIIMVVQGQRKIPVQYAKRVVGNKVMGGQSSFMPLKVNYSGVMPVIFASAILMFPQQIMSQLGAAIGWDFLVEFANNLLRGHWVYYVGFGFLILFFSYFWVSVMFKPIQIADDLKKYGGYIPGVRPGEPTAKFLDFIMTRLTLAGAIFLTIIAVLPDVLLFELNVPQRIAIFFGGTGMLITVGVVLDTMRQIETFLLQRHYDGFLKKGRVRARSASQTRQGALGDAASADAVYKLTAFMGGMLAFGLAIWLWRQFGG, encoded by the coding sequence GTGCTCTCTGCCTTTACGAACTCGCTGAAGATTCCTGAGCTCCGTCAACGGATCTTCTATACGCTGTCGTTGCTGTTCGTCGCCCGCGTGGCGGCGGTCGTGCCGCTGCCGGGCTTGGACCCCGCACCGCTGAAGGCGTTCTTCGCCGACCAGACGGCTGCTGGTTCCGGTGCCCTCGTTGGGCTCTACAACATGTTCACGGGTGGAGCTCTGGTGCAGGGCGCGATCGGCGCGTTGGGCATCATGCCCTACATCAGCGCATCGATCATTTTCCAGCTCATGACGGCCGTGGTGCCGGCCTTGAGCCGCCTGCAGCAGGAAGGGGACGTGGGCCGTCAGAAGCTCACGCAATACACGCGTTATGCGACGGTGTTGATCTGTTTGGTGCAGGGCACGCTGCTTATTCTGGCGCTAGAGAATCCAGCTCGCCTTTTCAGCGGCTATGATGTCGCGGCCTACGGTGACATCGTCATCGTGAGCAAGGCGTGGTTCCTCATCACGTCTGTGGTCATCATGACGGCCGGCACGATGCTCCTCATGTGGCTCGGTGAGCAGATCACGCAGCGCGGCATCGGCAACGGTGTCTCCCTCCTCATCACCATCGGTATTTTGGCGGATATCCCCGGGGCCGCTCAGGCGACGTGGCAGCTCTTCTTCGCTCCGGTGGGAGTGCAAACGCTCGGCCTGCCGCAGGGACTCGTGATGTTCGGTCTCTTTATCGCCGTTACGATGGGCATCATCATGGTGGTGCAGGGCCAACGGAAGATCCCGGTGCAATACGCCAAGCGTGTGGTCGGCAATAAGGTCATGGGTGGCCAAAGCTCCTTTATGCCGCTCAAGGTGAACTACTCGGGTGTCATGCCGGTGATTTTTGCCAGTGCGATTCTGATGTTCCCGCAACAGATCATGTCGCAGCTCGGCGCCGCGATCGGTTGGGACTTCTTGGTCGAATTCGCCAATAACCTTTTGCGCGGCCACTGGGTCTACTACGTCGGCTTTGGATTCCTGATCCTGTTCTTCAGCTACTTCTGGGTGTCGGTGATGTTTAAACCGATCCAGATCGCCGATGATCTCAAGAAGTATGGCGGTTACATCCCGGGCGTCCGTCCCGGTGAACCGACAGCCAAATTCTTGGACTTCATCATGACCCGCCTCACTTTGGCTGGCGCGATCTTCCTGACGATCATCGCCGTCCTGCCGGACGTTCTGCTCTTCGAGCTTAATGTCCCGCAACGTATCGCGATCTTCTTCGGTGGCACCGGTATGCTGATCACGGTGGGTGTGGTGCTCGACACCATGCGCCAGATTGAGACCTTCCTGCTGCAGCGTCATTATGATGGCTTCCTCAAGAAGGGTCGCGTGCGCGCTCGCTCCGCTTCGCAAACCCGTCAGGGGGCGCTGGGCGATGCCGCCAGCGCCGACGCGGTTTACAAGCTCACTGCCTTCATGGGTGGCATGCTCGCCTTCGGTTTGGCCATCTGGCTGTGGCGCCAGTTTGGCGGGTAA
- the rplF gene encoding 50S ribosomal protein L6: MSRIGKQPVPVPEKVKVTISGQTMSVEGPKGKLEKTFNNAAKFVFEEGEIRVSPADKTRFANAMYGTARSIIAGMVQGVTEGFVKDLEISGVGFKAVLKGNTLDLALGYSHPILYPVPDGITVTVTDQTKVKVEGVDKQLVGEVAANIRSYYPAEPYKGKGVKYVGERVRRKEGKTVA, translated from the coding sequence ATGAGCCGCATCGGCAAACAACCCGTTCCCGTTCCGGAGAAAGTCAAAGTGACCATCTCTGGCCAAACCATGTCCGTCGAGGGCCCCAAGGGTAAGCTCGAGAAGACGTTCAACAACGCCGCCAAGTTCGTTTTTGAGGAGGGTGAGATTCGCGTCTCTCCGGCCGACAAGACCCGCTTCGCCAACGCCATGTATGGCACCGCTCGCTCCATCATCGCGGGCATGGTGCAAGGCGTGACCGAGGGATTCGTCAAGGATCTCGAGATCTCCGGCGTTGGTTTCAAAGCCGTTCTCAAGGGCAACACCCTCGATCTCGCACTGGGCTACTCCCACCCGATTCTCTACCCGGTGCCGGATGGCATCACGGTGACCGTCACCGATCAGACCAAGGTCAAGGTCGAGGGCGTCGACAAGCAGCTGGTCGGCGAGGTCGCCGCCAACATCCGCTCCTACTACCCGGCCGAGCCCTACAAGGGCAAGGGCGTCAAATACGTTGGTGAGCGCGTCCGCCGCAAGGAAGGTAAGACCGTCGCCTAA
- the rpsN gene encoding 30S ribosomal protein S14 translates to MPKTSAIYRNIKRQKLADKYAAKRAELKAALLNPETSDEDFFAAQKKLQKLPRNSSQVRVKNRCSLSGRPRAYIRKFGVSRIQFRELALAGKIPGVIKSSW, encoded by the coding sequence ATGCCGAAGACCTCCGCCATCTACCGCAACATCAAGCGCCAGAAGCTTGCCGACAAATACGCCGCAAAGCGCGCTGAGTTGAAGGCCGCGCTCCTCAATCCGGAAACTTCCGACGAGGACTTCTTCGCTGCGCAAAAGAAGCTGCAGAAGCTCCCGCGCAATTCGTCGCAGGTCCGCGTGAAAAATCGCTGTTCCCTCAGCGGTCGCCCGCGCGCCTACATCCGCAAGTTTGGTGTCTCCCGCATCCAATTCCGCGAGCTCGCCCTCGCTGGCAAGATCCCGGGTGTCATCAAATCCTCCTGGTAA
- the rpsH gene encoding 30S ribosomal protein S8: MTDPIADLLTRLRNASAAQLDKCVVPHSKLKASLAGILKSEGYVNDVTESTDAKGHKTLVVAMKYVAGTPALTGLKRVSTPGRRLYYRYTDIPRVLNGLGISILSTSKGLMKDQDCRRNKAGGELLCNIW, encoded by the coding sequence ATGACCGATCCTATTGCAGACCTCCTGACGCGCTTGCGTAATGCCAGCGCCGCTCAGCTGGACAAGTGCGTTGTTCCGCACTCCAAGCTCAAAGCCAGCCTCGCTGGTATTCTCAAAAGCGAAGGTTACGTGAATGACGTGACCGAGAGCACCGATGCCAAGGGCCACAAGACCCTCGTCGTTGCCATGAAATACGTCGCCGGCACCCCGGCTCTTACCGGCCTCAAGCGCGTCTCCACTCCGGGCCGCCGCCTCTACTACCGCTATACCGACATTCCGCGCGTTCTCAATGGCCTCGGAATTAGCATTCTCTCCACCTCCAAGGGTCTCATGAAGGACCAGGACTGCCGCCGCAACAAGGCGGGTGGCGAGCTCCTCTGCAACATCTGGTAA
- the rpsE gene encoding 30S ribosomal protein S5, translating into MSNPSANPSSNSPAGHNRGPGGRGPGGRGPGGNRRDGRRGGRDNAPTQDEGPELFEKVVFINRCAKVVKGGRRFSFSALVVVGDGKGQVGVSLGKANEVPEAIRKGNEGARKRMTKVQIKNDTIPHEAFGVSDGGKVLIRPATPGTGLIAGGGVRAVLEAAGVHNVLTKSLGSNNHQAVVNATFDALKQLRNRETIKALRAPVATSEA; encoded by the coding sequence ATGAGCAATCCCTCCGCCAATCCTTCCTCCAACTCCCCCGCCGGTCACAATCGTGGTCCGGGCGGCCGTGGCCCCGGTGGCCGTGGCCCGGGCGGCAATCGTCGCGACGGTCGTCGTGGCGGCCGCGATAATGCCCCGACCCAAGACGAGGGGCCGGAGCTCTTCGAAAAGGTCGTTTTCATCAACCGTTGCGCCAAGGTCGTCAAAGGTGGTCGCCGTTTCAGCTTCTCCGCCCTCGTCGTGGTCGGCGACGGCAAGGGCCAGGTCGGCGTTTCGCTCGGCAAGGCCAACGAGGTCCCCGAGGCTATCCGCAAGGGTAATGAAGGTGCCCGCAAGCGCATGACCAAGGTTCAAATCAAGAACGACACCATCCCGCACGAGGCCTTTGGCGTCTCCGATGGTGGCAAGGTGCTCATCCGTCCGGCCACTCCCGGCACGGGTCTCATCGCCGGTGGCGGTGTGCGCGCTGTCCTTGAAGCTGCCGGTGTGCACAACGTGCTCACCAAGTCGCTCGGCTCCAACAATCATCAGGCTGTCGTCAACGCCACGTTCGACGCGCTCAAGCAGCTCCGCAACCGCGAGACCATCAAGGCTCTCCGCGCTCCGGTCGCTACCAGCGAGGCCTGA
- the rpsK gene encoding 30S ribosomal protein S11: MAEEKPTPENETKPAAAAPEGAAPVEATDAPAEKKVELVGGVPKQPTAEDLLKEELGAVKIRKAKGSKNISSGIVSVLASFNNTIVSITDPKGAVISWSSAGKCNFRGSRKSTAYAAQIVAQDAARAAMAHGLKDVVIKVSGPGLGRDSAVRAIQAIGLEVTSIIDVTPVPHNGCRPRKRRRV; encoded by the coding sequence ATGGCCGAAGAGAAGCCCACTCCTGAGAACGAAACCAAGCCTGCCGCCGCCGCCCCCGAGGGTGCCGCTCCGGTTGAGGCCACCGATGCCCCGGCCGAGAAGAAGGTCGAGTTGGTTGGTGGCGTGCCCAAGCAGCCCACCGCTGAAGACCTCCTGAAGGAGGAGCTCGGCGCGGTGAAGATCCGCAAGGCCAAAGGCTCGAAGAACATTTCTTCGGGTATCGTTTCCGTCCTCGCCTCGTTCAACAACACCATCGTTTCGATCACCGATCCGAAGGGCGCCGTCATCTCCTGGTCCAGCGCCGGCAAGTGCAACTTCCGCGGTTCCCGCAAGTCCACCGCCTACGCCGCCCAGATCGTCGCTCAAGATGCCGCCCGCGCCGCCATGGCCCACGGCCTCAAGGACGTCGTGATCAAGGTGTCTGGTCCCGGCCTCGGTCGTGACTCCGCCGTCCGCGCCATCCAGGCCATCGGCCTCGAGGTGACTTCGATCATCGATGTCACCCCGGTCCCGCACAACGGCTGCCGCCCCCGCAAGCGTCGCCGCGTCTAA
- the rplO gene encoding 50S ribosomal protein L15 yields the protein MKLHELKNVAGAVHRRKRVGCGEGGGHGKTSGRGGKGQTARSGGGIRIGFEGGQMPLYRRLPHRGFNQANFRTEPAVLNVGDLARLDESVTEVNAEVLAKAGIIRAGETFVKVLGDGELSRALKVTASKFSASAKAKIEAAGGEAIVA from the coding sequence ATGAAACTCCACGAACTCAAGAATGTTGCTGGTGCCGTGCACCGCAGGAAGCGTGTCGGCTGCGGCGAAGGCGGCGGCCACGGTAAGACCTCCGGTCGCGGCGGTAAGGGCCAAACGGCTCGTTCCGGCGGCGGTATCCGGATCGGCTTTGAAGGTGGCCAGATGCCCCTTTATCGTCGTCTGCCGCACCGCGGCTTCAACCAGGCGAACTTCCGCACTGAGCCGGCCGTTCTGAATGTCGGTGATCTCGCTCGTCTCGACGAGAGCGTGACCGAGGTCAACGCAGAGGTGCTTGCCAAGGCCGGTATTATCCGCGCCGGTGAGACCTTCGTGAAAGTGCTCGGCGACGGTGAGCTCTCCCGTGCCCTCAAGGTCACGGCCAGCAAGTTCTCCGCTTCGGCCAAAGCCAAAATCGAGGCCGCTGGCGGCGAAGCCATCGTAGCCTGA
- the rplR gene encoding 50S ribosomal protein L18 — translation MKTIQKAKLLQKRKWRIRKKVSGTAARPRLSVKFTSKHIYAQAIDDEAGATLAFLSSLDAELRKQNLAANLAGAEALGKAFAAKATAAGITDVVFDRNGALYHGKVKVFADAAREGGLKF, via the coding sequence ATGAAAACGATTCAAAAAGCCAAGCTTCTCCAGAAGCGCAAATGGCGCATTCGCAAGAAGGTCTCCGGCACCGCCGCCCGTCCGCGCCTCTCCGTCAAATTCACCTCCAAGCACATCTACGCCCAAGCCATCGACGACGAGGCCGGCGCGACGCTTGCCTTCCTCTCCAGCCTCGACGCGGAGCTGCGCAAGCAGAACCTCGCCGCGAATCTCGCTGGTGCCGAGGCGCTCGGCAAGGCGTTCGCCGCCAAGGCTACCGCCGCTGGTATCACCGATGTGGTCTTCGACCGCAATGGTGCCCTCTACCACGGTAAGGTGAAGGTGTTCGCCGACGCCGCCCGTGAAGGCGGACTCAAATTCTAA
- a CDS encoding nucleoside monophosphate kinase, with amino-acid sequence MPAKAKVLILGSISSALAERSRSLNFEHVSSVEMIRQEISRRTPAGQAAERALEKGLPIPDQVIFGVMRRWFWARKPDAGFVLTDFPATLLQAKVFDEWFESRGMSLSACAVGDAADSVVVDHYRTQGYDVFVADQLLAV; translated from the coding sequence ATGCCCGCCAAGGCCAAGGTTCTGATCCTTGGATCCATCTCGTCAGCCTTGGCTGAACGATCCCGTTCTTTGAATTTTGAGCACGTCTCTTCTGTTGAAATGATACGACAGGAGATTTCGCGCCGCACGCCCGCCGGCCAAGCCGCCGAGCGTGCACTGGAAAAGGGTCTTCCGATTCCAGACCAAGTTATCTTCGGCGTCATGCGTCGTTGGTTTTGGGCGCGCAAACCCGATGCGGGCTTCGTCCTTACGGACTTCCCGGCTACGTTGCTCCAAGCAAAAGTATTCGACGAATGGTTCGAGTCTCGCGGCATGTCCCTCAGCGCCTGCGCTGTCGGTGATGCGGCTGACTCCGTCGTCGTCGATCATTATCGCACTCAAGGTTACGACGTTTTCGTGGCCGACCAACTCCTCGCCGTCTGA
- the rpsM gene encoding 30S ribosomal protein S13: MPRLLGVDIPAKKKLNYALRYIYGIGPQRADQIVQETGLDPDMRANDLNEEQLNQILNVITEHKWVVEGDLRREITGNLKRLQAIGCYRGLRHRRSLPVRGQRTKTNSRTRKGPRRTVGVTKK, from the coding sequence ATGCCTCGTCTCCTTGGCGTCGACATCCCGGCGAAGAAAAAGCTCAACTACGCGCTTCGCTACATTTATGGCATCGGTCCGCAGCGGGCCGATCAGATCGTGCAGGAAACCGGACTCGATCCGGACATGCGTGCGAACGACCTGAATGAGGAACAGCTCAATCAGATCCTCAACGTCATCACCGAACACAAATGGGTGGTCGAAGGTGACCTCCGCCGTGAAATCACCGGCAACCTGAAGCGCCTCCAGGCCATCGGTTGCTACCGTGGTCTCCGTCACCGCCGCAGCCTCCCGGTTCGCGGTCAACGCACCAAGACCAACAGCCGCACCCGCAAGGGCCCGCGTCGCACCGTTGGTGTCACCAAGAAATAA
- the map gene encoding type I methionyl aminopeptidase: MAIPIKNSAAITKMREASAIAATVLYTLREHVAPGITTYDLDQIGRELMQKLGARSACYGYQIGSRRFPAYTCLSVNEEVVHGIGSMKRVLSDGDIIALDVVLEVDGYIGDNAITVPVGTISSAKQKLLRVTEEALRLGIAQATVGNRIGDISHAVQTHVERNGFSVVRDMVGHGVGASMHEEPQIPNFGRRGKGEIIRPGMTLAIEPMVNVGNWRTKTLRDGWTITTVDNSDSAHFEHTVLTTEQGPEVLTIPRLDSSPTVHALTA, translated from the coding sequence ATGGCCATTCCGATTAAGAACTCTGCAGCCATCACGAAGATGCGCGAAGCCAGTGCGATTGCCGCGACCGTGCTCTATACGCTTAGAGAGCACGTCGCGCCTGGGATCACTACCTACGACTTGGATCAAATTGGCCGCGAGCTAATGCAAAAGCTCGGTGCCCGCAGCGCCTGTTACGGCTACCAAATCGGCTCCCGCCGATTCCCCGCCTACACCTGCCTCTCCGTTAACGAGGAGGTGGTTCACGGCATCGGTAGCATGAAACGGGTCCTCTCCGACGGCGACATCATCGCCCTCGACGTAGTGTTGGAAGTCGATGGATACATCGGCGACAACGCCATCACCGTGCCGGTCGGCACCATCTCATCCGCTAAGCAAAAACTGCTGCGGGTCACCGAAGAAGCCCTCCGCTTGGGTATCGCCCAAGCTACGGTCGGCAACCGCATCGGCGACATTTCGCATGCAGTGCAAACCCACGTGGAACGTAATGGTTTCAGTGTGGTGCGCGACATGGTCGGCCATGGGGTAGGGGCCTCGATGCACGAGGAACCGCAGATCCCCAACTTCGGCCGCCGTGGTAAGGGAGAGATTATCCGTCCGGGCATGACTCTGGCTATCGAACCGATGGTCAACGTCGGCAATTGGCGGACGAAAACCCTGCGCGATGGCTGGACGATCACGACCGTCGATAACTCCGACTCCGCGCATTTCGAACACACCGTGCTCACCACCGAACAAGGCCCCGAGGTCCTCACGATTCCGCGCCTTGATTCGTCTCCCACGGTTCACGCACTGACCGCGTGA